A single Acidaminococcus sp. DNA region contains:
- a CDS encoding MerR family transcriptional regulator produces MKIGQVVREFGIPVNSLYFYINNGLLVPPKKNNQYIFDERTIADIQWILELKELDFPLKTIHRLLSLRRISNLCTEADINELKSIYREQAETLKAKEAKLSRARRILQDKLAALEQREFSRADSGVPLVMLPLLCCPHCGGELMLDHVSMSQKYVFHADLSCACGYEAAIRNGILETKNKNTSLYDKPDTTQELYRDLPSKTLSLFEQSYHWMEERITSDGGSEHVWLESYVTAWFFLHNHLHLLHKNDSLIVVDKFPETLQAYKKVIEEQGVPCPILYIADASMQPPVKKHCIDRSMDFFASNEHSFYHDNFYLDQMHSYLRSDCRLYGVYFFFHKAPKSMHKYLSMYPGASEHNFNIHWFEEALERHYKVVEMADCGYSLDSGDNLGLGFHVPGEELHLEAYEAKLK; encoded by the coding sequence ATGAAAATCGGTCAGGTTGTACGGGAATTCGGGATTCCCGTAAATAGCTTATACTTTTATATCAATAACGGACTTCTCGTTCCGCCAAAGAAAAATAATCAGTACATATTTGATGAGCGTACCATCGCGGATATTCAGTGGATACTGGAATTAAAGGAACTTGATTTTCCGCTCAAAACCATTCACCGTCTGCTTTCATTGAGACGTATCTCTAATCTTTGCACCGAAGCAGATATCAATGAACTGAAAAGTATCTACCGGGAGCAGGCGGAAACCCTGAAAGCAAAAGAAGCTAAACTCTCCCGGGCCCGTCGAATTCTTCAGGATAAACTGGCCGCACTGGAACAGCGGGAATTTTCACGGGCGGATTCCGGTGTGCCCCTTGTGATGCTGCCCCTCTTATGCTGTCCGCACTGTGGGGGCGAGCTGATGCTGGATCATGTTTCCATGAGCCAGAAATACGTCTTTCATGCCGATTTATCCTGTGCCTGCGGCTATGAAGCCGCTATTCGTAATGGCATCCTGGAAACGAAAAATAAGAACACATCGCTCTATGATAAACCGGATACGACTCAGGAGCTCTATCGGGATTTGCCGTCGAAGACATTGAGCCTCTTTGAACAGTCATACCACTGGATGGAAGAGAGAATTACAAGTGACGGCGGCTCGGAGCATGTGTGGCTTGAATCCTACGTCACAGCCTGGTTTTTCCTTCACAACCATTTACACCTGCTTCATAAAAACGACAGCCTGATTGTCGTAGATAAATTTCCGGAGACACTTCAGGCCTACAAAAAAGTGATCGAAGAACAGGGCGTACCGTGCCCAATTTTGTACATTGCTGACGCCAGCATGCAGCCTCCTGTGAAAAAGCACTGCATTGACCGCAGCATGGACTTTTTTGCATCAAACGAGCATAGCTTCTATCACGATAATTTCTATCTGGACCAGATGCACTCGTATTTGCGTTCGGACTGCCGGCTTTATGGCGTATATTTCTTCTTCCATAAGGCACCAAAATCAATGCACAAGTACCTTTCCATGTATCCGGGTGCTTCCGAGCATAATTTTAATATACACTGGTTTGAAGAGGCACTTGAACGACATTACAAGGTCGTGGAAATGGCTGACTGTGGATATTCCCTGGACTCCGGAGATAATTTGGGATTAGGATTTCATGTTCCTGGTGAAGAACTTCACTTGGAGGCGTATGAGGCGAAATTAAAGTAG
- the hisD gene encoding histidinol dehydrogenase, with the protein MEYLKKAKVRPAEEIDARRQSVADIIKNVREKGDEALLAYNTKFDGNTRTNFRVSREEIEAAYAKMKPEEIADLKQAAANIKAFAEAQRGCLKGLDDFSNIPGAVLGHRVIPVSSCLCYVPGGSYPLFSTALMLVIPAKVAGVKRVAACSPAVKGTTSINYKTLVAMDIAGADEIYVVGGAQGIAAFTYGTQQIKPVDVIVGPGNQYVAEAKRQCYGQVGIDFFAGPTEVVAVCDDSANPEVLAADMLAQSEHDVLAKGIVVTTDRKTGLDVIAAVDKQLKTLDTAKIAAQSWNTYGEVILADNIEEAVAIANDIAPEHLEVILKDESVLPEFVNFGSLFIGQETGEVFGDYASGPNHTLPTVKAARYTGGVWVGTFLKVCSFQRYNRSAMKQIAPLVSRMAHGEGLTGHARAAEIRMEILK; encoded by the coding sequence ATGGAATATTTAAAGAAAGCAAAAGTTCGTCCTGCCGAAGAGATTGATGCCCGCCGCCAGTCTGTCGCAGATATCATTAAAAATGTCCGTGAAAAAGGTGATGAGGCCCTTCTGGCCTACAATACGAAATTCGATGGCAATACCCGTACGAATTTCCGCGTTTCCCGCGAAGAAATTGAAGCAGCCTATGCCAAGATGAAACCGGAAGAAATTGCCGATCTGAAGCAGGCTGCCGCTAACATTAAAGCTTTTGCAGAAGCGCAGCGCGGCTGCCTCAAAGGGCTTGACGATTTTTCCAACATCCCGGGTGCCGTATTAGGTCACCGCGTCATTCCTGTATCTTCCTGCCTCTGCTATGTACCGGGCGGTTCCTATCCGCTCTTTTCAACGGCCCTGATGCTCGTGATTCCGGCTAAGGTGGCCGGTGTCAAACGGGTTGCTGCCTGCTCCCCTGCCGTCAAGGGTACGACTTCTATCAACTATAAGACACTCGTTGCCATGGATATTGCCGGTGCCGACGAAATCTACGTTGTCGGCGGTGCCCAGGGCATTGCTGCCTTTACCTATGGTACCCAGCAGATCAAACCGGTCGATGTCATTGTCGGTCCGGGGAACCAGTATGTCGCCGAAGCTAAGCGGCAGTGCTACGGTCAGGTCGGCATTGATTTCTTTGCCGGTCCGACGGAAGTGGTAGCCGTCTGCGATGACAGTGCCAACCCTGAAGTGCTGGCAGCCGATATGCTGGCCCAGTCTGAACACGACGTTCTGGCAAAAGGTATCGTTGTGACTACGGACAGAAAGACCGGCCTTGACGTCATTGCAGCCGTAGATAAACAGCTGAAGACCCTGGATACAGCTAAGATTGCCGCACAGTCCTGGAATACTTACGGTGAAGTCATTCTCGCCGATAACATTGAAGAAGCCGTTGCTATTGCCAATGATATCGCTCCGGAGCACCTGGAAGTCATCCTCAAGGATGAAAGTGTCCTGCCGGAATTTGTGAACTTTGGTTCCCTCTTTATCGGTCAGGAAACGGGCGAAGTTTTTGGAGACTATGCGTCCGGTCCGAACCACACGCTGCCGACTGTCAAGGCTGCCCGTTATACCGGCGGTGTCTGGGTAGGTACATTCCTGAAGGTTTGCTCTTTCCAGCGCTACAACCGGAGTGCCATGAAGCAGATTGCTCCGCTTGTGTCCCGGATGGCTCACGGGGAGGGGCTTACTGGGCACGCCAGGGCTGCTGAGATAAGAATGGAGATTTTGAAATAA
- a CDS encoding pyruvate carboxylase subunit B, producing MSNPVKIVETVLRDGHQSLCATRMRITDMLPVLEQLDECGFYALEAWGGATFDTCLRFLNEDPWERLRTIRKHVKKTKLQMLLRGQNILGYNHYADDVVTEFVKRSVANGIDIIRIFDAFNDVRNIECAMKATKAAGAHAQGTLVYTISPYHKDSDFVHLAHQLEDMGADSICIKDMSGLLAPYAAYNLVSALKKEIHIPINVHSHCTSGMGAMTILKSIEAGVDIVDTAISPFAESTSHPCTESIVYTLKGTDRDPQIDLKKLGPIADHFKKVRADLVKTFNLPDNIGINPKVLSFQIPGGMLSNMLKQLTDMGMADKYDEVLKEVPRVRADLGYPPLVTPSSQIVGTMASMNVMLGQRYKMIPKEVQDIVMGKYGKTPGPISEDLKKLVRRQIVLKTGKTVIAPITHRPADDIPPQMDKMRAELAAKGYPNASEEDVLSYASFPEVALAFFKKNR from the coding sequence ATGAGTAATCCAGTTAAGATTGTAGAAACGGTTCTCCGCGATGGACATCAGTCCCTCTGCGCGACGAGAATGCGTATCACCGATATGCTTCCTGTATTGGAACAGTTAGATGAATGCGGCTTCTATGCATTGGAAGCCTGGGGCGGTGCTACGTTTGATACGTGCCTTCGTTTTCTGAACGAAGACCCGTGGGAACGTCTCCGCACGATTCGTAAACATGTAAAGAAGACCAAGCTGCAGATGCTGCTGCGCGGCCAGAACATTCTAGGTTATAACCACTATGCCGACGATGTAGTTACTGAATTTGTAAAACGCAGTGTTGCTAACGGTATTGATATCATTCGTATCTTCGATGCTTTCAACGATGTCCGCAACATTGAATGCGCTATGAAAGCCACGAAAGCAGCCGGTGCACATGCGCAGGGCACACTGGTGTATACAATCAGCCCGTACCACAAAGATTCCGATTTCGTGCATCTGGCACACCAGCTGGAAGATATGGGTGCTGATTCCATCTGTATCAAAGATATGTCCGGACTGCTGGCTCCGTACGCTGCCTATAACCTCGTCAGCGCACTGAAGAAAGAAATTCATATTCCTATCAACGTACACTCTCACTGCACGAGCGGTATGGGTGCCATGACCATTCTGAAATCTATCGAAGCCGGTGTTGATATTGTAGATACGGCTATTTCTCCTTTTGCAGAAAGCACGAGCCATCCCTGCACTGAATCCATCGTTTATACCCTGAAGGGTACTGACAGAGATCCGCAGATCGACCTGAAAAAACTGGGGCCGATTGCCGACCACTTCAAGAAAGTTCGCGCCGACCTTGTCAAGACGTTCAACCTTCCGGACAACATCGGCATCAACCCGAAAGTCCTGAGCTTCCAGATTCCTGGCGGCATGCTCTCCAACATGCTGAAGCAGCTGACCGATATGGGTATGGCTGATAAGTACGACGAAGTACTGAAGGAAGTACCGAGAGTTCGTGCAGACCTCGGTTATCCTCCGCTGGTAACGCCTTCTTCCCAGATTGTAGGTACCATGGCTTCCATGAACGTTATGCTGGGTCAGCGTTACAAGATGATTCCTAAAGAAGTACAGGATATCGTAATGGGCAAGTACGGCAAGACTCCGGGCCCGATCAGCGAAGACCTGAAGAAACTTGTTCGTAGACAGATCGTACTGAAGACCGGTAAGACCGTCATTGCTCCGATTACCCACAGACCGGCTGATGATATTCCGCCGCAAATGGATAAGATGAGAGCTGAACTGGCTGCCAAAGGTTATCCTAACGCCAGCGAAGAAGACGTCCTGTCTTACGCATCCTTCCCTGAAGTTGCATTAGCATTCTTCAAGAAAAACAGATAA
- a CDS encoding dicarboxylate/amino acid:cation symporter, giving the protein MTATAQKNSTLQNYKGPIILIIFCILGAILGLVLGDKAAVLKPIGQIFLNLLFCLIVPLIFFSIAGSIANMKDTGKVGKMIGYTLIIFIITATLSALLILLVTRFTGVPTSFTASKPAQMGKVLPIGDQIVNTLTVGDFPQLISRMHVLPLIILTIFFGLCVSMIGDKAKPVIDWLNSMTLVCYKMVNILMKAAPIGLGAYFADLTGTYGIALLKTYGSAMIVFYAVVFFYFFVFLGFYAYLAAGTWGVKNFFKVILAPALTALGTRSSAATIPLQLEACDKLGVPKEISSVVIAMGATCHMDGACIAMVYAEVLATTIFGRPLVGMEYLLAIFVGVTSSVATSSIPGGGAAGETMIMSVFHLPEPAFPILLMVIELFDPGCTLLNSCGDTVVSMMISRIFYGKDWYKKNQAVNSAPDAAL; this is encoded by the coding sequence ATGACTGCAACTGCTCAAAAAAATTCCACCCTGCAAAACTACAAGGGGCCGATTATTCTGATTATATTCTGCATTTTGGGTGCTATTTTGGGCCTTGTCCTCGGTGATAAGGCTGCTGTTCTCAAACCAATCGGTCAGATTTTCCTGAATTTGTTGTTCTGCCTGATTGTGCCGCTTATTTTCTTCTCCATTGCCGGGTCTATCGCCAACATGAAAGATACGGGCAAAGTAGGTAAGATGATTGGTTATACGTTGATTATCTTTATTATCACGGCGACGCTTTCTGCCCTTCTTATTCTCCTTGTCACGCGTTTTACCGGAGTACCGACGAGCTTTACGGCATCCAAGCCCGCGCAAATGGGCAAAGTTCTCCCCATCGGTGACCAGATTGTCAATACACTTACCGTGGGCGATTTTCCTCAGCTCATTTCCCGGATGCACGTACTGCCGTTGATTATCCTCACGATTTTCTTCGGACTCTGCGTCTCCATGATCGGTGACAAGGCTAAACCGGTGATAGATTGGCTCAATTCCATGACACTGGTCTGCTATAAGATGGTCAATATCCTTATGAAGGCGGCTCCGATTGGCCTGGGCGCCTACTTTGCCGATCTGACCGGTACGTATGGCATTGCTCTTTTGAAAACGTACGGCAGCGCCATGATTGTTTTCTATGCCGTCGTTTTCTTCTATTTCTTTGTGTTCCTCGGTTTCTACGCCTATCTTGCCGCCGGCACGTGGGGCGTGAAGAATTTCTTTAAAGTCATCCTGGCACCTGCCCTGACGGCTCTGGGTACGCGTTCTTCTGCCGCTACCATTCCGCTGCAGCTTGAAGCCTGCGATAAATTAGGTGTCCCGAAAGAAATCTCCTCCGTCGTCATTGCTATGGGCGCTACCTGCCACATGGATGGTGCCTGCATTGCAATGGTCTACGCAGAAGTCCTTGCAACGACTATTTTTGGACGTCCTCTCGTCGGCATGGAATACCTGCTGGCTATTTTCGTCGGTGTTACTTCTTCTGTAGCTACCTCGTCCATCCCGGGCGGCGGTGCGGCCGGCGAAACGATGATCATGTCTGTCTTCCACCTGCCGGAACCGGCGTTCCCGATTTTGCTGATGGTTATTGAACTGTTTGACCCAGGCTGCACGCTGCTGAATTCCTGCGGCGACACAGTTGTTTCTATGATGATTTCACGCATTTTCTATGGGAAGGATTGGTATAAAAAGAATCAGGCAGTGAATAGCGCCCCTGACGCGGCGCTGTGA
- a CDS encoding prolyl oligopeptidase family serine peptidase — MKVNADYVLKEPDYGAAPLPDDLDLILDVNGDKVVGEIYLPSGIYEAPHPCVIVCHGIPGTNCNDDICQSLRRMGCVVIRLYHRGAWGSSGTYSFSHCMEDAKAAAHWAHDTVAAQYGIDTERIFLLGHSNGGNTVLNITPSLPFIRGTMVYSPFDHKTGLELLKPDGLMEMFKECSGVLHLESLEALYEDSVTHCENWSFPGLAKQLQQRNLLLIGGLKDTVAPPDKMVDPLWEALQKRSSSACHERVMIDSNHSMNTARLKLIQVIGEFVEKICKMQ; from the coding sequence ATGAAAGTTAATGCGGATTATGTACTTAAAGAACCGGATTACGGCGCTGCACCGCTGCCGGACGATCTTGATTTAATTCTTGATGTGAATGGCGATAAAGTGGTTGGGGAAATTTATCTGCCTTCCGGCATCTACGAGGCACCCCACCCCTGTGTAATCGTCTGCCACGGCATTCCGGGCACAAACTGCAATGACGATATTTGTCAGAGTCTGCGGCGCATGGGATGCGTTGTAATCCGGCTCTATCACCGAGGAGCCTGGGGCAGCAGCGGTACGTATTCCTTTTCGCACTGCATGGAAGATGCTAAAGCAGCCGCCCATTGGGCACACGATACGGTAGCCGCACAGTATGGCATTGATACGGAGCGCATCTTCCTTCTGGGCCATTCCAACGGCGGCAATACGGTACTTAATATAACACCTTCCCTCCCCTTCATTCGGGGCACGATGGTCTATTCTCCTTTTGATCACAAAACCGGTCTGGAACTTCTGAAACCGGATGGACTCATGGAAATGTTCAAAGAATGCAGCGGTGTCTTGCACCTTGAGAGCCTCGAAGCACTCTATGAGGACAGCGTCACGCATTGTGAGAATTGGTCCTTCCCAGGCCTTGCCAAACAGCTTCAGCAGCGGAATTTGCTCCTTATCGGCGGGCTCAAAGATACGGTAGCCCCTCCCGATAAGATGGTCGATCCCCTTTGGGAAGCGCTGCAAAAGCGCTCTTCTTCCGCTTGTCATGAACGGGTCATGATTGATTCCAATCATTCTATGAATACGGCCCGTCTAAAGCTGATACAGGTTATCGGGGAGTTTGTAGAGAAGATTTGTAAAATGCAGTAG
- a CDS encoding LysR family transcriptional regulator — protein MDFRELQYVVTVADCQSITAASKKLYISQPSLSYALNQIEKEVGVRLFDRSHQPISLTEAGRLYVRTARTILREKTELKNRISDLKEGSYGQINLGIPSGRSGYMIPPIINQFRNAFPNAEFLLQEGSAEELMELLNTGKISFMIAPWPQKDIPFQIKQEIIFNEPVYLVAAKDAFKDDQFTDKERRIIDLKKISTMPYIGLKKGHSIHRLAEAIFNSAKIRPTLLLEVENSYDAVLLASCGLGYTFVAERTKIILGDHYKDYFYNYSETPVTFPICAMYKEGSYLNKAERAFIDMMKVHFGK, from the coding sequence ATGGACTTCCGCGAATTGCAATATGTCGTAACCGTAGCTGACTGCCAAAGCATTACAGCTGCATCTAAAAAGCTTTACATTTCCCAGCCTTCCCTGAGCTACGCACTGAACCAAATAGAAAAGGAAGTCGGCGTCAGGTTGTTTGACCGTTCCCATCAGCCTATCTCCCTGACCGAAGCGGGTCGGCTCTACGTCCGGACGGCACGGACCATTCTCAGGGAAAAAACAGAGCTCAAAAACCGAATCAGCGACCTGAAAGAAGGATCTTACGGACAAATCAACTTAGGTATCCCTTCAGGGCGTTCCGGCTATATGATTCCGCCTATTATCAATCAATTCCGCAATGCATTTCCCAATGCTGAATTTCTCCTTCAGGAAGGCAGCGCCGAGGAACTGATGGAGCTTTTGAATACGGGGAAAATTTCTTTTATGATTGCTCCCTGGCCCCAGAAAGACATTCCCTTCCAAATCAAACAAGAGATTATTTTCAATGAGCCCGTTTACCTGGTTGCGGCTAAAGATGCGTTTAAGGACGATCAATTTACTGATAAGGAACGCCGTATTATAGATTTGAAAAAAATCTCTACAATGCCTTATATCGGGCTGAAAAAAGGGCATTCCATCCATCGCCTTGCCGAAGCAATCTTTAACTCGGCAAAAATCAGGCCTACATTGCTCCTGGAGGTCGAAAACAGTTATGACGCTGTGCTGCTCGCTTCCTGCGGACTCGGATATACTTTTGTTGCAGAGCGAACGAAAATCATTCTGGGAGACCACTACAAAGATTACTTTTACAACTATTCGGAAACGCCGGTAACCTTCCCGATCTGTGCCATGTATAAGGAAGGAAGTTATCTGAATAAGGCGGAGAGAGCGTTTATTGATATGATGAAGGTGCATTTTGGGAAGTAA
- a CDS encoding hydratase, with translation MIQLFEHGAYLLNGQEIIPEEDVAKAEAKAGRKISKEEAKKGTIAYRILKNHNQNDSMDQLKIKFDALTSHDITYVGIIQTARASGMKKFPLPYVLTCCHNSLCAVGGTINEDDHMFGLTAAKKYGGIFVPPHMAVIHQYMREMYAGCGRMILGSDSHTRYGALGTMAVGEGGGELDKQILGDTWDNPYPGVVAVYLTGKPQPWVGPHDIALAICRAVYKNGYVKNKVMEFVGPGVASMTTDYRNAVDVMTTETTCLSSIWRTDEDTHAFLKEHGREDAYKKLDPEAVAYYDGCVYIDLSTIKPMIAMPFHPSNAYEIDEFKANMMDILRETEKAAAKVSQGRAPYTLLDKVKDGKFQVQQGVIGGCAGGNYVNVVEAANLLRGKTIGAGEFTLNVYPSSMPVYMDLAKKGFLTDLMAAGAVIKTAFCGPCFGAGDTPNHNGFSIRHTTRNFPNREGSKPGKGQMAAVALMDARSIAATAANNGILTSAEEFADVFGNVPAYHFDEKPYESRVYNGFGKAEPDEKLFFGPNIKDWPELPKLGENILLKVCSKIEDPVTTTDELIPSGETSSFRSNPLGLAEFTLSRRDPEYVGRTKAVKEVEIAREKGENLLASNQELADAFKTIHTLPGQEKADLTNTEIGSTIYANKPGDGSAREQAASCQRVIGALANIVRDYATKRYRSNVINWGMLPFHLKDEKIPFEVGDLIYVPAIREALNGDMQAIRAYVIRKNEAVPMELYIKPLNGEEKEIIKAGCLINFNRARR, from the coding sequence AAATTAAATTTGATGCTCTGACAAGTCATGATATTACCTACGTCGGTATCATTCAAACCGCCCGTGCATCCGGCATGAAAAAATTTCCGCTGCCGTATGTACTGACCTGCTGCCACAACTCTCTCTGCGCTGTCGGCGGTACCATCAACGAAGATGACCACATGTTTGGTCTGACGGCTGCCAAGAAATACGGCGGTATCTTTGTTCCGCCTCATATGGCCGTCATCCACCAGTATATGCGTGAAATGTACGCCGGCTGCGGCCGCATGATCCTGGGTTCTGATTCCCATACCCGTTACGGTGCCCTGGGTACGATGGCTGTAGGCGAAGGCGGCGGTGAACTGGATAAGCAGATTCTTGGCGATACCTGGGACAACCCGTATCCCGGCGTCGTAGCCGTATATCTGACCGGTAAACCGCAGCCTTGGGTAGGACCGCATGACATTGCCCTGGCTATCTGTCGTGCCGTTTACAAGAACGGCTATGTGAAGAACAAAGTCATGGAATTTGTCGGCCCGGGCGTTGCTTCCATGACGACGGACTACCGCAATGCCGTGGATGTCATGACGACTGAAACAACCTGCCTGTCCTCCATCTGGAGAACGGATGAAGATACGCACGCATTCCTGAAGGAACATGGCCGTGAGGATGCTTACAAGAAGCTGGATCCGGAAGCCGTTGCTTACTATGATGGTTGTGTCTATATTGACCTTTCTACCATCAAACCGATGATTGCTATGCCGTTCCATCCTTCTAACGCCTATGAAATTGATGAATTCAAAGCCAATATGATGGATATCCTGCGTGAAACGGAAAAGGCCGCTGCCAAAGTCAGCCAGGGCCGTGCTCCTTACACGCTGCTCGATAAAGTCAAGGATGGTAAGTTCCAGGTTCAGCAAGGCGTCATCGGCGGCTGTGCCGGCGGTAACTATGTGAACGTAGTGGAAGCTGCTAACCTGCTGCGCGGCAAGACCATCGGTGCCGGTGAATTTACACTGAACGTTTATCCTTCTTCCATGCCTGTCTATATGGATCTTGCCAAGAAAGGCTTCCTGACCGATCTGATGGCAGCCGGCGCTGTCATTAAGACAGCATTCTGCGGACCTTGCTTCGGCGCCGGTGATACGCCGAACCACAACGGCTTCTCCATTCGTCATACGACCCGCAATTTCCCGAACCGCGAAGGCAGCAAGCCGGGTAAGGGCCAGATGGCCGCTGTAGCCCTGATGGATGCCAGAAGTATTGCGGCAACCGCCGCTAATAACGGTATTCTGACTTCCGCTGAAGAATTTGCAGATGTATTCGGCAATGTACCGGCATATCATTTCGATGAGAAACCGTATGAATCCCGTGTTTACAACGGTTTTGGCAAGGCTGAACCTGATGAAAAACTCTTCTTTGGCCCGAACATCAAAGACTGGCCGGAACTGCCGAAGCTGGGCGAAAATATCCTGCTCAAGGTTTGCTCCAAGATTGAAGACCCTGTAACTACGACGGATGAACTGATTCCTTCCGGTGAAACCTCTTCTTTCCGTTCCAATCCGCTGGGCCTTGCTGAATTTACCCTGAGCCGCCGCGATCCGGAATACGTTGGCCGCACCAAGGCTGTGAAGGAAGTGGAAATCGCCCGTGAAAAGGGTGAAAATCTGCTCGCTTCCAACCAGGAACTGGCTGATGCCTTCAAGACCATTCATACACTGCCCGGTCAGGAAAAGGCTGACCTTACAAATACCGAAATTGGTTCTACCATTTATGCCAATAAACCGGGTGACGGCAGTGCTCGTGAACAGGCTGCCAGCTGCCAGCGCGTGATTGGCGCCCTGGCCAACATTGTTCGTGATTACGCTACGAAGCGGTATCGTTCCAACGTCATCAACTGGGGCATGCTTCCTTTCCATCTGAAAGATGAAAAAATCCCCTTCGAAGTCGGTGACCTCATCTACGTACCCGCTATCCGTGAAGCCTTAAACGGTGATATGCAGGCCATTCGTGCTTACGTCATCCGTAAGAATGAAGCCGTTCCGATGGAACTCTACATCAAACCCCTGAACGGTGAAGAAAAAGAAATCATCAAGGCCGGCTGCTTGATTAACTTCAATCGCGCCCGCCGTTAA